A genomic stretch from Enterobacter dykesii includes:
- the recR gene encoding recombination mediator RecR, which produces MQTSPLLTQLMEALRCLPGVGPKSAQRMAFTLLQRDRSGGMRLAQALTRAMSEIGHCADCRTFTEQDVCNICTNPRRQENGQICVVESPADIYAIEQTGQFSGRYFVLMGHLSPLDGIGPDDIGLDRLEQRLESETIKEVILATNPTVEGEATANYIAELCSQYGVDASRIAHGVPVGGELEMVDGTTLSHSLAGRHKIIF; this is translated from the coding sequence ATGCAAACCAGTCCGCTGCTCACGCAGTTAATGGAAGCACTGCGCTGCCTGCCGGGCGTTGGCCCGAAGTCGGCGCAGCGCATGGCGTTTACGCTATTGCAGCGCGACCGCAGCGGCGGGATGCGCCTGGCGCAGGCTTTAACCCGCGCCATGTCAGAAATTGGTCACTGTGCGGATTGCCGTACTTTTACCGAGCAGGACGTGTGTAACATCTGTACGAACCCGCGTCGTCAGGAGAACGGTCAGATTTGCGTGGTGGAGAGTCCGGCGGACATCTACGCCATCGAACAAACCGGGCAGTTTTCCGGCCGCTACTTCGTGCTGATGGGGCATCTCTCCCCGCTGGACGGTATTGGCCCGGATGATATCGGTCTTGACCGCCTTGAACAGCGTCTTGAGTCCGAAACCATCAAAGAGGTGATCCTCGCCACCAACCCAACGGTGGAAGGGGAAGCAACCGCCAACTACATCGCCGAACTGTGCTCGCAGTACGGCGTTGACGCCAGCCGCATCGCCCACGGCGTGCCGGTGGGCGGCGAGCTGGAGATGGTCGACGGCACCACGCTGTCGCACTCTCTGGCCGGGCGTCACAAGATTATTTTCTGA
- the apt gene encoding adenine phosphoribosyltransferase, with translation MTATAQQLEYLKNSIKSIQDYPKPGILFRDVTSLLEDPKAYALSIELLVERYKNAGITKVVGTEARGFLFGAPVALAMGVGFVPVRKPRKLPRETIAESYELEYGTDQLEIHVDAIKPGDKVLVVDDLLATGGTIEATVKLIRRLGGEVTDAAFIINLFDLGGEQRLEKQGITSYSLVPFPGH, from the coding sequence ATGACCGCAACTGCACAGCAGCTTGAATATCTGAAAAACAGCATCAAAAGTATCCAGGACTATCCAAAGCCTGGCATTCTTTTCCGTGATGTCACCAGCTTGCTGGAAGACCCGAAAGCGTACGCGCTCAGCATTGAACTGCTGGTCGAGCGTTATAAAAACGCCGGGATCACCAAAGTAGTAGGTACCGAAGCCCGTGGCTTCCTGTTTGGCGCACCGGTTGCGCTGGCAATGGGCGTGGGTTTTGTGCCGGTGCGTAAGCCGCGCAAGCTGCCGCGTGAAACCATTGCTGAGAGCTATGAGCTGGAGTACGGCACCGATCAGCTGGAGATCCACGTTGACGCGATCAAGCCTGGCGACAAGGTGCTGGTGGTGGACGATCTGCTGGCAACCGGCGGCACCATTGAAGCGACCGTGAAGCTGATCCGTCGTCTGGGTGGGGAAGTGACCGACGCGGCCTTCATCATCAACCTGTTCGATCTCGGCGGTGAACAGCGCCTGGAAAAACAGGGTATTACCAGCTACAGCCTGGTGCCTTTCCCGGGCCATTAA
- a CDS encoding YbaB/EbfC family nucleoid-associated protein, translating to MFGGKGGLGGLMKQAQQMQEKMQKMQEEIAQLEVTGESGAGLVKVTINGAHNCRRVEIDPSLLEDDKEMLEDLVAAAFNDAARRIDETQKEKMASVSSGMQLPPGFKMPF from the coding sequence ATGTTTGGTGGAAAAGGCGGTCTGGGTGGCCTGATGAAGCAGGCTCAGCAGATGCAGGAAAAAATGCAGAAGATGCAGGAAGAGATCGCTCAGCTGGAAGTCACGGGTGAGTCTGGTGCCGGTCTGGTCAAAGTGACCATCAACGGTGCGCACAACTGCCGTCGCGTGGAAATCGACCCGAGCCTGCTCGAAGACGACAAAGAGATGCTGGAAGATCTGGTTGCAGCCGCGTTTAACGATGCCGCTCGCCGTATCGACGAAACTCAGAAAGAGAAAATGGCCTCTGTTTCCAGCGGTATGCAGCTGCCGCCTGGCTTCAAGATGCCATTCTGA
- the dnaX gene encoding DNA polymerase III subunit gamma/tau — MSYQVLARKWRPQTFADVVGQEHVLTALANGLSLGRIHHAYLFSGTRGVGKTSIARLLAKGLNCETGITATPCGVCDNCREIEQGRFVDLIEIDAASRTKVEDTRDLLDNVQYAPARGRFKVYLIDEVHMLSRHSFNALLKTLEEPPAHVKFLLATTDPQKLPVTILSRCLQFHLKALDVEQIRAQLEHILDEEKIVHEPRALQLLARAADGSLRDALSLTDQAIASGDGKLSTEAVSTMLGTLDDDQALSLIEAMIAANGERVMSQVNAAAARGIEWEGLLVEMLSLLHRVAMLQLSPSAIGADMAAIEQRMRELARTVPPADVQLYYQTLLIGRKELPFAPDPRMGVEMTLLRALAFHPRMPLPEPEVPRQSFAPVAPTAVMSPQQVPPQPTPPPQQNVPLSDATSSVLAARSQLQRAQGVTKPKKSEPAAPARARPVNNAALERLASVTERVQSRPAPSALEQKAPVKEEAYRWKATTITEEVKEVVATPKALKKALEHEKTPELSAKLAEESIARDAWAAEVSKLQLPKLVEQVALNAWKEQDGNQVRLHLRPGQRHLNSSGAQKALAEALTALQGSPVELTIIEDDNPAVKTPLEWRQAIYEEKLAQAREAIIADNNIQTLRRFFDADLDEESIRPI; from the coding sequence ATGAGTTATCAGGTGTTAGCCCGTAAATGGCGACCACAAACCTTTGCTGACGTTGTCGGTCAGGAACATGTGCTGACGGCCCTGGCGAACGGCTTGTCGCTAGGTCGCATCCATCACGCCTATCTTTTTTCCGGCACCCGCGGCGTCGGTAAGACCTCTATTGCCCGTTTGCTGGCAAAAGGTCTTAACTGCGAAACCGGGATCACCGCCACGCCGTGCGGCGTGTGTGATAACTGCCGGGAGATCGAGCAGGGGCGTTTTGTCGATCTGATCGAGATCGACGCCGCCTCGCGCACCAAAGTGGAAGATACCCGCGATCTGCTCGATAACGTGCAGTACGCCCCGGCGCGCGGCCGCTTCAAGGTCTACCTGATCGATGAAGTGCACATGCTGTCGCGCCACAGCTTTAACGCCCTGCTGAAGACGCTGGAAGAGCCGCCCGCGCACGTGAAGTTCCTGCTGGCGACTACCGATCCGCAAAAGCTGCCGGTCACGATTTTGTCACGCTGCCTGCAGTTCCACCTGAAGGCGCTGGACGTTGAACAGATCCGCGCTCAGCTTGAACACATTCTTGATGAAGAGAAGATTGTCCACGAACCGCGCGCCCTGCAGCTGCTGGCCCGCGCGGCGGACGGTAGCCTGCGTGATGCGCTCAGCCTGACCGACCAGGCGATTGCCAGCGGCGACGGCAAGCTCTCCACCGAGGCGGTCAGCACCATGCTCGGCACGCTGGATGACGATCAGGCGCTGTCGCTTATCGAAGCGATGATTGCCGCCAACGGCGAACGCGTGATGTCGCAGGTGAATGCCGCCGCTGCCCGGGGTATTGAATGGGAAGGGCTGCTGGTCGAGATGCTCAGCCTGCTGCACCGCGTGGCGATGCTGCAGCTTTCTCCGTCCGCCATCGGTGCGGATATGGCCGCTATTGAACAGCGGATGCGTGAGCTTGCCCGCACCGTGCCGCCTGCCGACGTGCAGCTGTACTACCAGACGCTGCTGATTGGCCGCAAAGAGTTACCGTTCGCGCCGGATCCGCGGATGGGCGTTGAAATGACGCTGCTGCGCGCGCTGGCGTTCCACCCGCGTATGCCGTTGCCGGAGCCGGAAGTGCCGCGGCAGTCTTTCGCGCCGGTCGCCCCTACGGCGGTGATGTCGCCGCAGCAGGTGCCACCGCAGCCGACACCGCCGCCGCAGCAAAACGTGCCGCTGTCGGATGCCACCAGTTCGGTGCTTGCCGCACGCAGCCAGCTGCAGCGTGCCCAGGGAGTAACCAAACCAAAAAAGAGTGAACCGGCAGCGCCTGCAAGAGCGCGGCCGGTGAACAACGCCGCGCTTGAACGACTGGCCTCGGTAACGGAGCGCGTGCAGTCGCGTCCTGCACCGTCCGCGCTCGAGCAGAAAGCCCCGGTGAAAGAAGAGGCTTACCGCTGGAAGGCAACCACCATCACCGAAGAGGTGAAGGAAGTGGTCGCCACGCCGAAAGCGCTGAAAAAGGCGCTGGAGCATGAGAAAACGCCGGAGCTTTCCGCGAAGCTTGCTGAAGAGTCCATTGCGCGCGACGCCTGGGCCGCCGAGGTCAGCAAACTCCAACTGCCGAAGCTGGTTGAGCAGGTCGCGCTGAATGCCTGGAAAGAGCAGGACGGCAATCAGGTGCGTTTGCACCTGCGTCCGGGTCAGCGGCACCTCAATTCTTCTGGCGCGCAAAAGGCGCTGGCGGAGGCGCTCACCGCATTACAGGGCTCGCCGGTTGAATTGACTATCATTGAAGATGATAATCCGGCAGTGAAAACGCCGCTCGAGTGGCGCCAGGCTATTTATGAAGAAAAGCTCGCGCAGGCGCGCGAGGCGATTATTGCGGATAACAACATTCAGACCCTGCGCCGGTTCTTCGACGCCGATCTGGATGAAGAGAGTATTCGCCCCATTTGA